A stretch of the Lolium perenne isolate Kyuss_39 chromosome 3, Kyuss_2.0, whole genome shotgun sequence genome encodes the following:
- the LOC127345809 gene encoding putative disease resistance protein RGA1, whose product MAEVLISAVVGDMVGRVISLLASRCSNQEQSTDDKLQKISRMLIRIHSVVEEAKGRHITNDVALDWLSDLDDGVWQGRYLLDTVRRRDTEHEEDEHGDGEEVQPFSLSLFNPAKRVRVAASTMRCVLSGRSASLDEIHRVLENLQGLSGDLREFLMLLQGCNRIRRPLATNIFVDNGQMFGRHVERERIINFLLHDDYRPSPSKEKLPLLPIVGDIGVGKTTLVQHVCDDARLRSRFPLIMLFDFSSTYAIALGEAAVVLKSKHVIGGSGNLKHPLHVLNESFRSKRFLMVFEDVDMHKKKMLEELLPSLRRHGKQGSKIIVTTNNMRVAASMGTVAPIRLKVLPHPEYWFFFKGHAFASTDVEENPRLLAVGRAIAMKLNGSFFGAKIVGGVLRAHPDLRFWCKILRSDIGGLSLLGDGLGYIADLAENLLPSHVSMRQLIITKKPFRSTQPKFAMFHDMFLPSPDGAPESCSADVGNAKVLLCRSVLPFYCVYYTMLIAP is encoded by the coding sequence ATGGCGGAGGTCCTCATCTCGGCGGTCGTCGGCGACATGGTGGGCAGAGTGATATCTCTTCTCGCCAGCCGTTGCAGCAACCAAGAACAGAGCACCGacgacaagctacagaagataagcCGTATGCTTATCAGGATCCACAGTGTGGTGGAGGAGGCGAAAGGGAGGCACATCACGAACGATGTCGCCCTCGACTGGCTCTCGGATCTTGACGATGGCGTGTGGCAAGGCCGGTATCTGCTCGACACGGTCAGACGCAGAGATACAGAGCATGAAGAAGATGAGCATGGTGATGGTGAGGAGGTACAACCTTTCTCCCTGTCCTTGTTCAATCCTGCAAAGCGTGTGCGTGTCGCTGCGAGCACCATGAGGTGCGTACTGTCTGGCCGCAGCGCCAGCCTTGATGAGATCCACAGGGTGCTGGAGAACCTGCAAGGCCTGTCCGGTGATCTCCGGGAGTTCCTGATGCTCCTGCAAGGCTGCAACCGGATCCGCCGGCCTCTGGCAACCAATATCTTCGTCGACAACGGGCAGATGTTCGGCAGGCATGTGGAGCGAGAAAGGATCATCAACTTCTTGCTCCACGACGACTACCGTCCATCTCCATCCAAGGAGAAGCTACCTCTGCTTCCGATCGTCGGCGACATCGGAGTCGGCAAAACCACCTTGGTGCAGCACGTCTGCGACGACGCTAGGCTGCGCAGCCGCTTCCCACTGATCATGTTGTTCGATTTCTCGTCGACCTATGCTATTGCGCTGGGTGAGGCGGCCGTTGTTCTGAAATCGAAGCATGTGATCGGAGGGTCCGGAAACCTCAAACACCCACTGCACGTGCTCAATGAAAGCTTCCGCAGCAAGCGGTTCCTAATGGTGTTCGAGGATGTCGACATGCACAAGAAGAAGATGCTGGAGGAGCTCCTGCCGAGCTTGAGACGTCATGGCAAACAGGGGAGCAAAATCATAGTCACCACCAACAACATGCGTGTGGCCGCCAGCATGGGAACCGTGGCGCCGATCAGGCTCAAAGTTCTGCCACACCCGGAGTACtggttcttcttcaaagggcacgcCTTTGCTTCCACGGACGTCGAGGAGAACCCGAGGCTGCTCGCGGTCGGCCGAGCCATCGCCATGAAGCTCAACGGGTCCTTCTTCGGCGCCAAGATCGTCGGAGGGGTGCTGAGAGCCCATCCGGATCTGCGGTTCtggtgcaagatcctgaggagcgATATTGGGGGCTTGTCGTTGCTGGGTGATGGCCTTGGGTACATCGCAGATTTGGCAGAGAATCTGCTGCCGAGCCATGTTAGCATGCGCCAGCTGATCATAACCAAGAAACCATTTCGCTCGACTCAGCCTAAATTCGCCATGTTTCATGATATGTTTCTGCCAAGTCCTGATGGCGCCCCAGAAAGCTGTAGCGCAGATGTTGGTAACGCAAAAGTGTTGTTGTGCAGATCAGTTCTCCCATTCTATTGTGTGTACTATACCATGCTCATTGCACCGTAA